The Antechinus flavipes isolate AdamAnt ecotype Samford, QLD, Australia chromosome 4, AdamAnt_v2, whole genome shotgun sequence genomic interval TCTCCGGTGAAAAGGAACCCACTAACTTCAGAAGCAGCCTGTTTAACTTTTAGACAATTCTAAAattaggaaggtttttttttttttttttcattatacgggatgtctcaaaagaattaagCTACTGACTTAAAACTGCACTTTTTGGGACAGCCTGGATAAAGCCTGAATCTGCTTCTGCCTTGTTCTTGTTGGGGCCTTAAGAATGAAAAAGAGTTTTCTTTCACATAATAGCCCCTCAAATATTTGAGGATGGCTATCATGtctcctttatcttctcttattCAGGTTAAGCATCCCTACTTCCTTATATGGCCTGGTTTTCAGGCCTTCTTAATCACCCTGCTCTAGACTCAATTCAGCTTGACATTATCCTTCCTAAGATGTTGCATCcaaaactgaacataatactGTATATGCCACCTAACCAGGGCAGAGTACAGCAGAGGGATCACATTCCTCATTCTGGGCAAGAAGTTTTTATTGATGCAGCCCAAAAACACATTATCTTTTGGCAGCTATGTATTGGGCTTACAGTCCAATAAAAGTCCCAGTCTCTTTGGTGTGAACTGTTGCCTAGCCACCCCATCCTCTATTTGCAcaattggacttttttttttttttttaataattcaagtATAGGATTATTCTCTCAAATTTCATCTTGGTATAACACATACTTGAAGTCCCTCGAGATCTTTTGGCCAACATGTTAACAAGACCTCCCAGTTTCAGCTCATCCTTGAATTTAAGTATGTCATGGGCCAAGTCATTGGCTCTTGTCCCACATTTTAGGAGGGCCAAGGATCGATTACAAGGACGCTCCAATGgagagagaaggtcagagaaaaGATCAAGATTTCAGGGTGAGAATCAATTCCACCCTCATTCCCCATAAAGCAACTATGGTAGGAGGTTAGGATTAATTGAagtgtaaaaattttaaagaacaggAACTAAGAAGATATATTTGGAACCAACACATACTGGAGggtaaaaatattgaatttaactCACAAAGATTGGATAAATGGAAGGAAGGATATATATTACATAAGTTCTTCCCAATTCctagaaaaactcaaaagatagatcttatatgtatgtgtgtatgtatatatatatatgcatatgatatatatacatatgctgtataatatattttaaaacacaaaacatGACAATTATTATTGGTAGAGGACTGATAGTAAAGACAATCTTGTAGGTCAAATCAATATACAGTAAGTGGAAATGGCCAATATTAGAGGACTGCATGAATTGTCCAGGTGTCTCAgaagtcttagtgtagttttgagtttttaaaaacttcttgGACACTCTGGGTAACATGAATTAAGGAACATAGAAGGCATCTAAAAAgataggaggcagctaggtggctcagtagagtgctgagcctagaatcaagaagacctgagttcaaattcaacctcatacacttactagctttgtgactgagcaagttctttaatctctgtttgccttaatgccttggagaaggaaatggcaaaccattccagaatctttgccaagaaaatcacatagatagtatgtaacatggagtcacaaaaacccaaacatgactgaacagcagGAGGATAATTAATGCATTGCACAGTTCATTGGAGGTTCAAAAAGAGCTTAACaagctggggaaaaaataggCTGGAACTTAACAAATGTAAAGTTCTAtgtttgggttaaaaaaaaaatctatacaagTAGAAGTTGGGGATTAGAAGAGATTGGCTTAACAATTCATGTGAAGAATACCTGAAAGTTTTACATGTCTATGAACTCAATGTGAGTCAACAGTCTAATAGCCAGAAAAGCTAGTGTGTTTTGAAGTTGCATTAATAGATATATGGAACTTTGAAAAAGAGAGAGTTCTACTATACTTGGTGTACTGTATTCAATTCAagacaacatttatttttttaaatgggggacACTGACAAActagtatgtaaaaaaaaaaaaaaaaaaaaaaaaaggttaaccaGGATGGTATGAGGTCATCTCACATCATCTCACATAATCATCAATTAAATCTTTCCAATAATGGGATATTTCTCCCAGAAAGAAGAATACTTAAGAAAGACATGATAGCCCTGTTCCACATTTTTATACCTGAAGAGCTGCCACATGGGAGAGGCAATAAATTGTTTCTAATCTCTCCAGAGATTGCTATACAGGACTTTTTAATGATTAGAATTATTTGggtctttccttcctctttgccAACCTTTCTACATACACTACACAAATACCCAATTCACCCCAAACTCACCGGGAGATGGCGAAGAGGCCAGTGAGCAAAGGTAGCAGCTTGAGCGTATcctggggcaggtaggtggcaagGACGGCCAGGTtgaagaaatagagaatgaagagCTGGACAGACTGAGCCACGTATCGCCTGTGGATTTCAACTTCTCTCTGTTGTTCCCCAAAGGGATGGAGTGCGGAAAAGCACAACAAGGAAAGGCCATAGACCAGGAGTCCTGGGTTAAGAGAGAATGGGGTCATGATATGAAGGGAATGGGGAAGGAAGATGAAGGTAGACAGTGAGAAAAGAGCAAGGAAAAGCAGGAAGAAGAAAGACTagagttgggggagggaagagtaTGAAGAGATGAGCACAAATGGATTGGGTCCTTAGGAAGAACAAATGTCTAGGAAGCTGGGGTGGATGGGCAATCAAAACATGGAAACGGGAAGTAAGAAAGTGTTAAACGGAAGAGTACAAGGGCATGCAgtaaggaaagggggagggaggttaGGATGAAGAGAGGTATAGGCCAGATACAGATGGGGAGAGGAAAATTCACAGTCAAAATCTCTGGCCCTTACTGAATTTCAATGCCCAGATTTCCCTACATCCCACGTCTAAACATTACCATCACCACCCCAACATACTCTTTGTTACCTTCTCTGTACTAGATCAAGCTTGTTCACCCTCCTTGGAGAGCCACCCTTACCATGGGCATCCAGTGGTCCTCCTGGGATTCCTGTTCCTTTCCCTCAAATACTCACCCAGAATTATGGGAAAGGTGGCAAAGACCCCACAGCGGAGCGTGTAGATGAGTCGGGAGCTCATGGTGGGCAGCCGGGGGGCATCAAAAGGCAGAAAGGCATAAGCTCCATATAACAGGCAGGGGAAGAGGATGAGAGCAGCCCCAAAAGAGGCCACGGCCCTCAAGCCGTCGCGGCCACAGCCTCCACAACTCCCACAATGGGAAGAGGGTGCAACTGCTGCCTCTGCCCATTTCCGTTCAGGGACTTCGGATCGGGCAGCCCGAGGCAACAGAAAAGCCTGGCATTCACCCTCAACCTTTTTGTCACAGTGGACAATGAGCTCTTCTTGGGGTCTCCTCTCAATGCACTGTGGGTCAATTGGGACAAATGCTCGAGCTGCTTGTTCAGGCATCAGGTTAATGTCTTCCTCAACTGGCTCCTCCAACTTTAGCGGTGGTTCAGCTAGAATGGGTTCTTTATCACATCCCTGCCAATCAGGGGTGTCTGGGAAGGGGGCACTGGGCTCAGGGCCAGTACCCAGTGATGTCCTCACCCAGGGCAAAGTAGTAGCTTCACTGCCAACCTTCCCAGTCTCATTCTCACAAGGAACAAGCTCTTGCCCATCTTCCCCCTCTGGTCTGAGTCCATTAGGGATGAGGGGCTGGGGCAAATTCTTCTCAAGGGCATCTTGCCCCTTTATCTCCAGCATAGCCAAGACCTCAGGTTCTGTCATGCTGGTGCATGGAAGGGCCCAAATGCCTAGGTTCTGGGGTATAATACTGGATTGTCGTCACCCTAGGAGGAGCAGAGAGAGATTTTGTTAAGAATCTTCatcataaagagaaagagaaatttgggaTCACCATTAGGGGAAAAGGTTGAAAAGAATTGTCATTGATTGCTCCCCTTTGGTGGGCAAAGGTCCCCATACTCTCTTAAAGATTTTGCCCATGTCAGATAAGCACTGAAGGAAAATGGTCTGCAGGAGATATCTCTGCTTTTCTGGAAATTTAACTCAGATTCCCTCCTAATTTGACAATTCTGTATATCTATGATTCTAAGCCTCTTTTCCCCTAAATCTTAAGAATCATTGTGGGTTGGAAAGAAAGTATGGAAAGGAAATTGCAGAACCTGGGAAGGGGAAACTGAAATAGAATCCTATTTTGACATCTCAGCAAGAAAGGATGACTAAGAGAGACAGAACCCAAGTATCCCTGCTGATTCGggcctcttccctctttccctctgttCACAAAAATGCTGTGATCTTGGCCATGACCATTTACATCAAAGATTGAATGGAGGATACAGTATTTTCAGTCCGTCTTTCTGCCTACCACCCAAGGGCCAGAAGCCACCATCCTGTCCCCCCAGCAAACATAGGATCCTGTTCCTTCTAAGGATCTTTCCAGAGATCCAAAAAGCCAtaccctccctttcccccatggAAAACTGGAGCCACCCAAACTTCCAATCTCCTCCCGGCCGggttctcccctcctcccctccccccccatgaGATTAAGCTGGCTATCAGAGAAGTGAATAGCACCTATAGAAAAATGCCGATCGTTAGGGTTTAAGAGGCAGGCAGAAATTCAGCCACCACTGCAATAGCCCATTTTAGCCAACTTCCTATCTGACTGATAAAGTTTAAGGGTTCAATCGTTGTCCACTTGAGAAATCTATTTCCAACTACTGaacatttcctccctcccttttcctatttctccctcctcctctctcctttttcttccaattCCTCACCACTGACTAGGCTGATTGTTTCCCTTTCGTTCTCCATACTTCAACCTCCCGCTCACACCCCAGACCCACAGGGTCCCTTACTTTCCATCTAGAGAGATACAAGGGAGATCCCGGGGCCCATCCGGGAAAAGAGCTGCTCCAGCTCCCTTCTGGCTCGGCAAGTATTTCTTCGCTGGTCTCCCTCCCTTTACCTGCAGCTCCAAACCTGTCTGACCAGAGCAGGTGGGGCTGGGATTAAAGGAGAAGGCCCCACCCTCACCCtctgacagaaagaaaaaaaaaaagaagacaaaagtgagagagagaaagggtcaCTGTCCCGAAGGGTGTAGGTGTGGCCACGTTAGGCAGGTTAGGGAACGGTCTATGCTGGCGGGTCCTGCGCAGGAGACTGGCTAAGAAAATGCTCGGCAAGGACGGGTTTGTGACTGTCCAAATTGGTTTGGGCTGGCTAATATTCCTGTGCAACGTGTAGGTCCTGGACTGCGAGATGGAAAGACGGGTTCCCATTGCAACGCTTTCCAGACTAGAGACCGGGCTACGTCCCCAGAAGGCTGAACAGCAACCAAGACCTCTGTGGGGGGTCTTACAGAAGACCCAGAAATAAggatttttccttcccttttccaaaaGTCCTTAAAAAGATCGGAGAAAATCCTATTGGGCTGGGCTGGGACGGGAGAAGCTAAACCGGGCTGGTCCGGGCTGGTCCGAGTAAGATGACCTCCACCGAATCAGGGAGATTGCTTATAAGATAACTTATCCTCAGACTGAAGGTCATGAAGCAGGAGGCACGGAAGGGGAAAATCAATGGAATTAAATCTTTGGAAGATGAGGGGGGTCTTCATCTACTTGAACcagattttaaaagtagaaaaaaaaaggactatatGACTATAGGAGAATAAGGTCACAGACAGCCTTCCTGCTACCAGACCCGACCAGCCCTGACCTCTCTTAGCTTCCGCCCCTCTGCATTGTCTTCTGCCTTTTCCGTCGACTTTGTCAATAAAGTTTTTCTCGGAGCATGAGAAGCTAGAAAAGCGGCCATGTTGCCCAGAGTTAGTATTGGCAATTCCCTGCCACCGGAAGAGATAGGATGTCGCGAGATCTGGCGACAGTGAAGTTGCTGGCGTGGTGGCGCTGTTCTCGCGAGACTTGGTGGCCGGAGGAGGAGCCGTCGCGGGCAGCCGCCTCACAGCGATGGCGGCCGAGCAGGgccggcggcggtggcggcggcggcttCGGCCGGAGACGGCGGCAGTGGCGGCGGGTGGCGGGGGCTTGTAACCGGGAGCTGCCCCCGGGCCCCGGGCACCATGAGCCAGGGCCCCCCCGCAGCGGAGAGCAGTGAGCCCGAGGCCAAGGTCCTGCATACTAAGCGGCTTTACCGGTGAGAGGGACCGGGGCGGGAGAGGACCCGCTGGAGGGGGGGTAGGGGTAcgaaggggggaagaaggggggaggggggtaaaAGACAGGCGAGGGCGGGACCACGTTGAAGGGGCGGGATCTTCAAGGAAAGGGTTCAAATGGAGAAGGGTAGAATTTTTGGAGGGAGCTGGGAGGGGCGGGACTTTCGATCTTTGGGTTAGGGTCTAAGAGTGTAGTTGGGGTGGGAGATGGCTTGGACACGTGGAGGAAATGTGGGGCGGCCTGGGGGTTGGGACCGAGTCCCCCGGAGGAGTTGGAGTAAGAAGATAAAAATAGGGCTTGAGCAGTGTTGGTGACACTGAGATCCTTGGCATTCCTCCGGTGGGAAGGAAGGGGCGGGGGGGCCTCCAACCTGCAAGAGAAAACTCAGAAAGGAAATCTGGGGGGGCCTCTGGGAACTGGAAGGCTGTCCTCTATTGGACGTAGGCATTAGGGAAGTGTAAGAAGTGGTGGATGGGTGTACTTGAGGGGCCCCTGCAGGCTTTGGGGTCCTTTTTTCTCAGCCTTATGGCTGATTCCACATACTTTATGCCAGTCTCTGATTTACAAGCTCACGGTCATGATTTTCATCCTTTCCTGGGAGAAGAGCAGGTCCCCTTCCCACTCAGTAAGTGTATTGGGGAGACAGGGAGGGGAGGTTGACATAATTGGGTCCCTTGTGGGGTCAGGGTGATGCTGCAGTTAAGTTTTTTCCATCCCTGAACTGTAGTTGCTCTTTGCAGTCGGCTTTGGTTTGGAGGCTCAGGACAGGAGAAGACAAATCCTCATATTCTCAGGCTGCATCCCAGCAGCAGAGTGGAAGCTTATTGTGTCTTCTTCTGCAAGTGGGCATTGTGCCTGTTTCAGCTGTGCCAGCCAGAGGGCATGGGGAGATACAAGCTGCTCCAAAAATAGTCCAGTGACCAAATTCAGCAGCCCAAAGGCTCCCACCTTGAGCTGCCCCTCAGCAGTCCCCGAGTGCATGAAGAGCAGGCTGGGGGTGGCACATGTGTCTCCAGTGCTGCCGGGTGTCAGCGCTGCCTGTCACACAAAGCGTGGGCAGGCATTGGGCGAGACTTCTCTAATCTCCTGCACCTGGTAGTTGTTCTGACCCTCTTCTGAATCATCCAGAATCTAGTCCCTTCTAAAAACCACCACTTTGAAAAGCTCAAACTGGTTTGTTAGTACATGTATGTGCAGATAGTGGAGTTCCATTCCTGTGCGTGGCTTCATACTTGAAGTTTGAGGCTATATGTAGCAAAGGCGTTTGGCAAAAGAGCTGGGAATAAGATGTCTTTTTAAATTCTGTACAGAGGAATGATTCCTTGTCTAAGTGTAGGACCTATATCTCTGACCCTCAATTTCTTTAGAGGTAAAGAAAGGAGCTACCCCAATCCATTTGAATTAATGAGTAAGCAGGGAAAGGGATATTGGAAGTGACGTAGGAGCACTCTACTAAGGTACTCCTTTCttgacatacacatatacatacacatacacatgttaagtcagcaagcattttaaAAGTTCTAAGCCCTggggatgaaaaggaaaaaacaagctgCTTTCAGGGATGATACATTCTATGGGGGAACAccacaaatatatagagaatgcaTATATTCAAAGGAGAGACAAGGTAGCCTTACAGGGGAAGGTACCAACAACTGGGGGAAACTAAGAAAGGCCTCCTTcaatttgagctgagtctttaaAGAAGTCTG includes:
- the TMEM79 gene encoding transmembrane protein 79; the protein is MTEPEVLAMLEIKGQDALEKNLPQPLIPNGLRPEGEDGQELVPCENETGKVGSEATTLPWVRTSLGTGPEPSAPFPDTPDWQGCDKEPILAEPPLKLEEPVEEDINLMPEQAARAFVPIDPQCIERRPQEELIVHCDKKVEGECQAFLLPRAARSEVPERKWAEAAVAPSSHCGSCGGCGRDGLRAVASFGAALILFPCLLYGAYAFLPFDAPRLPTMSSRLIYTLRCGVFATFPIILGLLVYGLSLLCFSALHPFGEQQREVEIHRRYVAQSVQLFILYFFNLAVLATYLPQDTLKLLPLLTGLFAISRLVYWLTFAVGRSFRGFGYGLTFLPLLSMLVWNLYYMFLVEPERMFTATDSRLDYPDHARAADYKPHFWG